A single window of Tepidimicrobium xylanilyticum DNA harbors:
- a CDS encoding terminase small subunit, with protein MKLTEKQRIFCIEYLKDLNGTRAYKVAYPHVKNDNTAAAAASRLLRNVKIKSFIDKKLKEIEDKKIAKAEEVLKYLTSVMRGEETEEVVVVEGIGEGMSSATTIKKQVGARERIKAAELLGKRYALFTEKVDIEGNMGVVIVDDIEEDGSDEED; from the coding sequence GTGAAGCTAACAGAGAAGCAAAGAATATTTTGTATTGAGTATTTAAAAGACTTGAATGGAACTAGAGCATACAAAGTAGCATATCCTCATGTGAAAAATGATAATACAGCAGCAGCTGCAGCAAGTAGACTGTTAAGAAATGTTAAGATTAAATCTTTCATTGATAAAAAATTAAAAGAAATAGAGGATAAAAAAATAGCAAAGGCCGAGGAAGTCCTTAAGTACCTAACTAGCGTAATGAGGGGAGAAGAAACAGAGGAAGTAGTTGTAGTAGAAGGAATTGGAGAAGGCATGAGCAGTGCAACTACTATAAAAAAGCAAGTAGGAGCAAGAGAAAGGATTAAAGCTGCTGAATTACTTGGCAAGAGGTATGCGTTGTTTACAGAAAAAGTGGATATTGAAGGAAACATGGGAGTTGTAATCGTAGATGACATTGAAGAAGATGGTAGCGATGAAGAAGATTAA
- a CDS encoding PBSX family phage terminase large subunit, protein MTLKKMVAMKKIKLSELIAPNFYELHNDIKNNRYTHYWLKGGRGSTKSSFISIEIILGMMKNPNAHAVALRKVGVNLKDSVYEQLLWAIEKLGVSDYWMARLSPLELIYIPTGQRILFRGADKPKKIKSIKVKSGYIRYVWYEEVDEFNGMEEIRIINQSLLRGGDKFDVFYSFNPPDSQRNWVNNEVTREYPDRKVHHSTYLTVPKAWLGEQFFIEAEHLKKVNEKAYRHEYLGEVTGTGGEVFTNVTIRKITDEEIKIFDRIKRGIDWGYAIDPFVYIKCHYDKTRRRLYIFDEIYKVGLSNRKAAEMIKEKDPGHKTIIADSAEPKSIAEMKSYGIRIRGAIKGPDSVDYGIKFLQDLEEIIIDGERCPNAAREFLNYELEKDKDGNFKAEFPDKNNHTIDAVRYALEDEMRYSRIEFLK, encoded by the coding sequence ATGACATTGAAGAAGATGGTAGCGATGAAGAAGATTAAACTTAGCGAACTAATAGCTCCTAACTTTTATGAGCTTCATAATGACATAAAGAACAATAGGTATACACATTATTGGCTAAAAGGCGGACGAGGAAGCACAAAATCATCATTTATAAGCATTGAAATAATACTAGGTATGATGAAAAATCCTAACGCTCATGCAGTAGCATTAAGAAAAGTAGGAGTTAACTTAAAAGACAGCGTATATGAACAATTACTATGGGCTATAGAAAAATTAGGTGTTAGTGATTATTGGATGGCACGTTTAAGCCCCTTAGAGCTTATATATATTCCAACAGGACAAAGGATATTGTTTCGTGGGGCAGATAAACCAAAGAAAATAAAATCAATTAAAGTTAAATCTGGATATATTCGTTATGTATGGTACGAAGAAGTTGATGAATTTAATGGAATGGAAGAAATCCGAATCATCAACCAATCTTTACTGCGTGGTGGAGATAAATTTGATGTTTTTTATTCATTCAATCCACCAGATAGCCAGAGAAATTGGGTAAACAATGAAGTAACAAGAGAATATCCAGATAGAAAGGTGCATCATAGCACATATTTAACTGTTCCTAAAGCATGGCTTGGGGAACAGTTTTTTATTGAGGCAGAACATTTAAAAAAAGTTAACGAAAAAGCATATAGACATGAGTATTTAGGAGAAGTTACTGGTACAGGTGGAGAAGTGTTTACTAATGTGACTATAAGGAAAATAACAGATGAAGAAATCAAAATATTTGACAGGATTAAAAGAGGAATTGACTGGGGTTATGCTATAGATCCATTTGTATATATAAAGTGCCACTATGATAAGACAAGAAGAAGGCTTTATATCTTTGATGAAATATATAAAGTTGGATTAAGCAATAGAAAAGCTGCTGAAATGATTAAAGAAAAAGATCCAGGACATAAAACCATTATAGCAGATAGTGCTGAACCAAAATCTATAGCTGAAATGAAGTCTTATGGTATACGTATTCGAGGAGCAATAAAAGGCCCTGATAGTGTTGATTATGGAATTAAATTTCTCCAAGATCTAGAGGAGATTATCATAGATGGTGAAAGATGTCCAAATGCTGCCAGAGAGTTTTTAAACTATGAATTAGAAAAAGATAAAGATGGTAATTTTAAAGCAGAATTTCCAGATAAGAATAACCATACTATAGATGCTGTTAGATATGCATTAGAAGATGAAATGAGATATAGCAGAATAGAATTCTTGAAGTAA
- a CDS encoding RNA polymerase sigma factor sigma-70 region 4 domain-containing protein, producing the protein MDVVKSYKDLCEEIEIWKDRLKSYEVQLKSISKLAKLDGPSDITAIDYSKPYVDGTKQIGFEEALEMLKKIENHIYLHKQAIENMERYKKRIKERIKNLEGIDYKVVYMRDIEGKSLVEIAEELGYSYDYIKEISARNKRTHY; encoded by the coding sequence ATGGATGTAGTGAAATCATATAAGGATCTATGCGAAGAAATTGAAATTTGGAAAGATAGACTTAAAAGTTATGAGGTGCAGCTAAAGTCTATAAGTAAGCTGGCCAAACTAGATGGCCCTTCTGATATAACAGCTATAGATTATTCAAAACCTTATGTAGATGGGACTAAGCAAATTGGGTTTGAAGAGGCATTAGAGATGCTAAAAAAAATAGAAAACCATATATACTTGCATAAACAAGCTATAGAGAATATGGAGAGATATAAGAAAAGGATCAAGGAAAGGATAAAAAATTTGGAAGGGATAGATTACAAAGTAGTGTATATGAGAGATATAGAAGGAAAATCGCTTGTAGAAATAGCAGAAGAGCTAGGATATTCTTATGACTATATTAAAGAAATATCTGCAAGGAATAAAAGAACCCACTATTAA
- a CDS encoding phage portal protein has protein sequence MITYQELLEQKLISESKITDSSIIKDLISEHDTSQMIEGERYYYNDNDIKDRKQYYYKDGMKVEDDTKPNNKIPHNWHKLLVDQKVAYLVGKPVVLQAGEDQKDYTDKLNLILGEEWDDTLSELAKNASNKGTEWLHVYINHEGLFKFIIIPAEEIIPIYDTSLQENLEAILRYYLVDVNGQERIRVEWWTRNNVTYYIQDDDGNFVLDDTEKVNPAPHFYYNDVGYGWTKVPFIEFKNNEGRISDLKFVKELIDAYDKNVSDLANNLEEVQEIITVLKGYEGTDLTEFKENLRYYKAIKVTGEQGSGVDKLEQSIPIEARKEMLDRLEENIFLFGQGVNLKTDRFGNSPSGVALKFLYSQLDHKASIMERKFRKAIKRLLWFVTEYINIIDNKDYDSTTVQVTFRKTMITNDMEDTQIAAQSKGIISDETIVANHPWVEDVVEELERLKKQEEEYLKQFEGSYLGPGDEGDE, from the coding sequence GTGATAACATACCAGGAATTATTAGAACAAAAGCTTATAAGTGAATCTAAAATTACAGATTCAAGTATAATAAAAGATTTGATTAGCGAACATGATACTAGTCAAATGATTGAGGGAGAGAGGTATTACTATAACGATAACGACATAAAAGATAGAAAGCAATATTATTACAAAGATGGAATGAAGGTAGAGGATGATACAAAGCCTAACAATAAAATACCTCATAATTGGCATAAGCTACTTGTTGACCAAAAGGTAGCTTATTTAGTAGGAAAACCAGTAGTATTACAAGCTGGAGAAGACCAAAAAGATTATACAGATAAGCTTAATCTTATTCTTGGCGAAGAATGGGATGACACTTTAAGCGAATTAGCTAAAAATGCAAGTAATAAAGGGACAGAATGGCTGCATGTTTATATCAATCATGAAGGCCTTTTTAAATTTATAATCATACCAGCAGAAGAAATAATACCAATTTATGATACAAGCCTTCAAGAGAATTTAGAAGCAATATTAAGGTATTACTTAGTAGATGTAAATGGACAAGAAAGAATTAGGGTAGAGTGGTGGACAAGGAATAATGTAACTTATTATATCCAAGATGATGATGGCAACTTTGTCTTAGATGATACAGAGAAAGTTAATCCAGCACCACACTTCTACTACAACGACGTAGGCTATGGCTGGACTAAAGTGCCTTTTATAGAGTTTAAAAACAACGAAGGAAGAATATCAGACCTTAAATTTGTCAAAGAATTAATAGATGCCTATGACAAAAATGTTTCAGACCTAGCAAATAATCTAGAGGAAGTACAAGAGATAATAACAGTTCTAAAAGGATATGAAGGCACAGACTTAACAGAGTTTAAAGAAAACCTTAGATACTATAAAGCCATAAAAGTAACAGGAGAACAAGGAAGTGGAGTAGACAAGCTAGAACAAAGCATACCAATAGAAGCTAGGAAAGAGATGCTAGACCGATTGGAAGAAAATATATTCCTATTTGGACAAGGTGTAAACTTAAAAACTGATAGGTTTGGCAACAGCCCTTCAGGAGTAGCTCTTAAATTTCTATACTCTCAATTAGACCATAAGGCTAGTATCATGGAAAGGAAATTCAGGAAGGCTATTAAAAGGCTACTTTGGTTTGTAACTGAATATATTAACATAATAGACAATAAAGATTATGACAGCACCACAGTGCAGGTAACATTTAGAAAAACTATGATAACAAATGACATGGAAGATACACAAATTGCAGCTCAATCTAAAGGAATTATAAGCGACGAAACAATCGTTGCTAATCATCCATGGGTAGAGGATGTAGTAGAGGAATTGGAGAGATTGAAAAAGCAAGAAGAAGAATATCTAAAGCAATTTGAAGGAAGTTATTTAGGTCCAGGAGATGAAGGAGATGAATAG